The following proteins are encoded in a genomic region of Takifugu flavidus isolate HTHZ2018 chromosome 3, ASM371156v2, whole genome shotgun sequence:
- the LOC130523036 gene encoding mid1-interacting protein 1-B-like — protein sequence MMQISESYNQKKSLFNAMNRFIFAVNNMDQTVMVPSMLRDVPLEDTQDVKSANGNNTAYFHPDGDMYSSYVLLKSIRNDIEWGVLQAEERRKENGGDTKASRPEAEDDDLEKQLHFHLNGLHAVLSKLTRKANTLTTRYKEEIGCRN from the coding sequence ATGATGCAAATATCTGAATCCTACAATCAGAAGAAGTCCCTCTTCAACGCCATGAACCGCTTCATTTTCGCTGTCAACAACATGGACCAGACCGTGATGGTGCCCAGCATGCTCAGGGATGTCCCATTGGAAGACACGCAGGATGTCAAGAGCGCTAACGGCAACAACACGGCGTATTTTCACCCGGATGGGGACATGTACAGCTCGTATGTTTTGCTCAAGTCCATCCGCAACGACATTGAGTGGGGCGTCCTGCAGGCTGAGGAGCGACGGAAGGAGAACGGGGGGGACACCAAGGCGTCCAGGCCAGAGGCAGAGGACGATGAtctggagaagcagcttcacTTCCACCTGAACGGACTCCACGCGGTTCTGTCCAAACTCACGAGAAAGGCCAACACACTGACGACCCGCTACAAAGAAGAGATCGGCTGCAGGAACTGA
- the LOC130523031 gene encoding tetraspanin-7-like, producing MAPRRMESKPVILCLKTVLLLYSFVFWVTGVVLLSVGLWWKFMLGPYMLLISNSPSNGPYVLIGTGVAIVLFGLFGCFATCKGRPWMLKLYAVFLALVFMTELIAGISGFIFRHEIKGTFLMTYNEAVMSYDGLDDRSLAVDGIQRRLRCCGVQNYTSWFNSVHFPASGIPASCCISLSDCSFADLKNSTLAARKVHKQGCYELVTSFIERNMGIVAGITFGIAFSQLIGMSLACCLSRLIHANQYEMV from the exons ATGGCTCCCAGGAGGATGGAATCCAAACCAGTGATCCTTTGCCTGAAAacagtgctgctgctctactcTTTTGTCTTTTGG GTGACAGGTGTGGTCTTGTTGTCGGTGGGTTTATGGTGGAAGTTTATGTTGGGCCCCTACATGCTGTTGATTTCCAACAGCCCCTCCAACGGCCCATATGTCCTCATCGGTACCGGCGTGGCCATCGTTCTGTTTGGACTCTTTGGGTGTTTCGCCACCTGCAAAGGTCGACCCTGGATGTTGAAACTG TACGCCGTGTTTCTGGCTCTGGTCTTCATGACGGAACTCATCGCCGGAATCTCTGGGTTCATTTTTCGTCACGAG ATTAAAGGGACCTTCCTCATGACGTACAATGAGGCGGTGATGAGCTACGACGGACTTGATGACAGGAGTCTGGCTGTGGACGGCATCCAGCGCAGA TTACGCTGCTGTGGGGTTCAGAACTACACCAGCTGGTTCAACAGTGTGCATTTTCCAGCCAGTGGGATTCCTGCTAGCTGCTGCATTAGCCTCTCCGACTGCAGCTTCGCTGACCTGAAGAACTCAACTCTGGCAGCTCGTAAAGTCCACAAACAG GGCTGCTATGAGCTGGTGACGTCCTTCATCGAGAGGAACATGGGAATTGTTGCCGGAATTACTTTTGGTATCGCTTTCTCTCAG CTGATAGGAATGTCACTGGCCTGCTGTTTGTCTCGCTTGATCCACGCCAACCAGTATGAAATGGTTTGa
- the xdh gene encoding xanthine dehydrogenase/oxidase isoform X1 encodes MHGGRTTRSRMADSPPTRGSSGSGSDPLIFFVNGKKIIEKNVDPEMTLLTYLRRKLGLTGTKLGCAEGGCGACTVMLSRYLPPTQQLLHYAVNACLAPVCSLHMVAVTTVEGIGSVAKKLHPVQERIAKAHGSQCGFCTPGIVMSMYALLRNNPTPQMAEVEEAFHGNLCRCTGYRPILEGFKTFTVEGGCCGGRGQGNGCCLANGNGDEKSPDSLTDEVTSLFSADDFAPIDPTQEVIFPPELMSLTKNKKPGSLCFRGERTMWLQPNTLDEFLQLKWEHPNARVVVGNTEVGIEIKFKNMVYPVILAPNNIPELNMVTQTEDGVVFGAACTLSHMGAVLKDKVETLPPHQTEVFLAVLEQLRWFAGLQIRNVAAVGGNIMTASPISDLNPVFMAAGCKLTLMDKDGARVVKMDEGFFTGYRKTIVKPQEVLLSIEIPYSKKTQFFSAFKQSPRREDDISTVTAAMTVTFTPGTNIVEDLKLSYGGMAATTVMAVQTVNKLVGRCWGEELLQEACSSLAEEMVLDPSAPGGMVTYRRTLTLSLFYKFYLTVLQKLREQGVNVEEVPSDCLSATEVYHPETPSNVQFYQAVPEGQNVDDMVGRPMMHLSALKQATGEAVYCDDVPLYENELYAALITSSKAHANILSVDTAAAEKMPGVVCCVFVDDIPGSNATGPIRHDATVFADRQVTCVGHIIGVVVADTQLHAQRAAKAVSIQYEELPPIITIQEAIAAESFYQPIRSIQNGDLEVGFKQADHIIEGEIHIGGQEHFYLESNVTLAVPRGEDGEMELFVSTQNAHETQCLVAKVLGVPNNRVVVRVKRMGGGFGGKESRTTVLSTVVAVAADKLKRPVRCMLDRDEDMLITGGRHPFYGKYKVGFLSSGKVVALDVTYYSNAGNSLDLSLSIMERALFHMENAYYLPNVRGRGFLCYTHLPSNTAFRGFGGPQAMMVAENWITDIAHTLGKPAEEIRQLNLYRKGDTTPYNQILDQVTLDRCWDECLFRSKYEERRAAIDIYNRQNRWTKRGLAIVPTKFGIAFSALFLNQAGALVHIYTDGSVLLTHGGAEMGQGLHTKMVQVASRVLDIPCSKIHISETSTNTVPNTSATSASASSDLNGAAVQNACEILMKRLGPYKSKNPEGSWENWVKAAYFDRVNLSANGFYKTPDLGYYFDSNSGRAFNYFCYGVACSEVEIDCLTGAHKNLSTTIVMDVGHSINPAIDIGQVEGGFMQGLGLFTLEELHYSPQGVLLTRGPGSYKIPAFGDIPTNLTVSLLRDAPNDKAIFSSKAVGEPPLFLAASIFYAIKDAITAVRKESGLKGPFRLDSPASAERIRNVCVDNFTKLCPPAEPGSFTPWSVRV; translated from the exons ATGCACGGAGGGCGCACCACACGCAGCAGGATGGCCGACAGTCCACCGACCCGCGGCAGCTCTGGGTCAGGGTCCGACCCGCTCATCTTCTTTGTTAACGGGAAGAAG ATTATTGAGAAAAATGTGGATCCTGAGATGACCTTGCTGACATACCTGAGGAGAAAAT tgggATTAACAGGAACCAAGTTAGGCTGTGCTGAAGGTGGATGTGGAGCCTGCACTGTCATGCTGTCCAGATACCTTCCACCAACCCAACAGCTACT TCACTATGCCGTTAACGCCTGCCTCGCACCAGTCTGTTCGCTGCACATGGTTGCCGTGACAACCGTGGAGGGAATCGGCAGTGTGGCCAAAAAACTCCACCCAGTACAG GAGCGAATTGCGAAGGCTCACGGCTCCCAATGTGGTTTCTGTACTCCGGGGATCGTCATGTCCATGTATGCGCTGCTGAGGAACAACCCCACTCCCCAAATGgccgaggtggaggaggccttCCACG GAAATCTGTGTCGTTGCACCGGCTACAGACCCATCCTGGAGGGGTTCAAGACTTTCACTGTG GAGGGCGGATGCTGTGGAGGCCGGGGCCAGGGCAACGGCTGCTGTCTGGCTAATGGGAACGGAGACGAGAAGAGCCCGGACAGTCTCACTGAT GAAGTCACATCTTTATTCAGCGCAGATGACTTTGCACCAATTGACCCCACGCAGGAAGTCATTTTCCCTCCAGAACTAATG TCTCTGACAAAGAACAAAAAGCCAGGTTCTCTGTGTTTTCGTGGTGAGCGGACCATGTGGCTGCAGCCCAACACTTTAGACGAATTTCTTCAGCTGAAATGGGAGCATCCGAACGCCCGAGTGGTGGTGGGAAACACCGAAGTGG GTATtgaaataaagtttaaaaacaTGGTGTACCCAGTTATTTTAGCACCAAACAACATTCCTGAACTCAACATGGTGACACAAACTGAGGACG GTGTTGTGTTTGGCGCGGCGTGCACTCTGAGCCACATGGGAGCAGTGCTTAAAGACAAGGTGGAGAcgcttcctcctcatcaaacTGAAGTCTTCCTCGCTGTCCTGGAACAATTGCGCTGGTTTGCCGGGCTGCAGATACGCAATGTAGCA GCTGTTGGTGGAAACATCATGACAGCCAGCCCCATCTCAGATCTCAACCCTGTTTTCATGGCAGCAGGCTGCAAACTTACACTGATGGATAAGG ACGGTGCTCGGGTGGTTAAGATGGATGAAGGATTCTTCACCGGTTACAGGAAGACAATTGTAAAACCGCAGGAAGTCCTGCTGTCCATTGAGATCCCCTACAGCAAAAAG ACTCAGTTCTTCTCAGCCTTCAAACAATCACCTCGCAGGGAAGATGACATCAGCACCGTCACAGCTGCCATGACTGTTACCTTTACTCCTGGTACCAACATCGTTGAGGACCTGAAGCTTAGCTACGGCGGGATGGCGGCAACCACTGTGATGGCTGTGCAGACAGTAAACAAGCTGGTGGGAAG GTGTTGGGGAGAAGAGCTTTTACAGGAGGCATGTTCCTCGTTGGCTGAGGAGATGGTCCTGGACCCATCCGCGCCGGGAGGCATGGTGACCTACCGgcgaaccctgaccctgagcctgtTCTACAAGTTCTACCTGACAGTGCTGCAGAAGCTCAGAGAACAG GGCGTGAATGTGGAGGAAGTGCCATCAGACTGTCTGAGCGCCACAGAAGTTTACCACCCAGAGACACCCTCCAATGTGCAGTTCTACCAG GCAGTTCCCGAGGGGCAGAACGTGGATGACATGGTGGGCCGTCCCATGATGCACCTCTCCGCTCTGAAGCAGGCGACAGGCGAGGCGGTTTACTGCGATGATGTGCCCTTGTATGAGAACGAGCTCTACGCGGCTCTCATCACGAGCAGCAAAGCACACGCAAACATTCT CTCAGTAGATACggctgcagcagagaagatgCCCGGCGTGGTCTGCTGCGTGTTTGTCGATGACATCCCCGGCAGTAACGCCACAGGACCCATTCGGCATGATGCGACTGTCTTCGCGGATCGCCAG GTAACGTGTGTGGGTCATATCATCGGTGTGGTGGTGGCGGACACGCAGCTACACGCTCAAAGAGCTGCCAAAGCCGTTAGCATCCAGTATGAGGAGCTCCCACCCATCATCACTATCCAG GAGGCCATCGCTGCCGAGAGCTTTTACCAGCCAATAAGAAGCATCCAAAATGGAGACCTGGAAGTGGGATTTAAGCAAGCAGACCACATAATAGAAG GTGAAATCCACATTGGGGGTCAGGAACATTTCTACTTGGAGTCCAATGTCACGCTGGCTGTGCCCCGAGGAGAGGACGGCGAGATGGAGCTCTTTGTTTCCACCCAGAATGCTCATGAAACGCAG TGCCTGGTGGCGAAGGTCTTGGGTGTCCCAAACAACAGGGTGGTTGTCCGGGTCAAGAGGATGGGTGGCGGCTTTGGAGGGAAGGAGAGCCGGACCACTGTACTGTCCACTGTTGTCGCCGTGGCAGCAGACAA GTTGAAGAGGCCTGTGAGGTGCATGCTGGACAGAGACGAGGACATGCTGATCACTGGAGGGAGACACCCCTTCTATGGAAAATACAAA GTGGGTTTTCTCAGCAGCGGGAAGGTCGTGGCTCTGGATGTGACGTACTACTCTAACGCTGGAAACTCCCTGGACCTCTCCCTGTCG ATCATGGAACGCGCTCTGTTCCACATGGAAAACGCTTACTATTTGCCGAATGTGCGTGGCCGCGGTTTCCTGTGCTACACCCACCTGCCATCCAACACGGCCTTTAGGGGATTTGGGGGACCACAAGCCATGATGGTGGCCGAGAACTGGATAACGGATATAGCTCACACGCTGGGAAAACCAGCCGAGGAG ATACGTCAACTGAACCTGTACAGGAAAGGAGATACGACACCGTACAACCAGATCCTGGATCAAGTGACTTTGGACCGGTGCTGGGATGAGTGCCTCTTTCGCTCTAAATACGAGGAACGCCGAGCTGCCATCGACATCTACAACAG GCAGAACCGCTGGACCAAACGAGGCCTCGCCATCGTCCCAACAAAGTTTGGCATCGCCTTCTCCGCCCTCTTCCTCAACCAG GCTGGAGCTCTGGTTCACATCTACACGGATGGTTCGGTTCTTCTGACCCACGGTGGGGCAGAAATGGGACAAGGCCTCCACACTAAAATGGTTCAG GTTGCCAGTCGGGTTCTTGACATTCCCTGTTCAAAGATTCACATTTCTGAGACAAGTACCAACACAGTCCCCAACACCAGTGCCACCTccgcctctgcctcctctgaccTGAACGGCGCCGCGGTCCAAAACGCATGTGAGATCCTCATGAAGCGTTTAGGACCATACAAGAGTAAGAACCCCGAAGGATCCTGGGAAAACTGG gtgaaagcaGCCTACTTCGACAGAGTAAACCTGAGCGCAAACGGGTTTTACAA gACTCCTGATCTCGGTTACTATTTTGATTCAAACTCAGGCCGAGCATTTAACTACTTCTGCTACGGAGTGGCCTGTTCAGAGGTGGAGATCGACTGTCTGACTGGAGCTCACAAG AATCTGAGTACCACCATAGTGATGGATGTGGGTCATAGCATCAACCCAGCCATTGACATCGGACAG gtggagggaggatTCATGCAGGGTCTGGGTCTCTTCACCCTGGAAGAGCTTCATTACTCTCCTCAGGGTGTCCTACTCACTCGTGGTCCTGGTTCATACAAGATTCCAGCCTTTGGCGACATTCCCACCAATCTGACGGTCTCGCTGCTGCGGGACGCTCCAAATGACAAGGCCATTTTCTCTTCAAAG GCGGTGGGCGAGCCGCCTCTCTTCCTAGCAGCGTCCATCTTCTACGCCATTAAAGATGCCATCACTGCTGTCAGGAAGGAATCTGGTCTGAAAGGTCCCTTCCGCCTGGACAGTCCTGCTTCTGCTGAGAGGATCCGCAATGTCTGTGTCGACAATTTCACCAAACTG tgtcctccagcagaaccGGGCAGCTTCACCCCCTGGTCTGTCAGAGTCTAG
- the xdh gene encoding xanthine dehydrogenase/oxidase isoform X2, giving the protein MHGGRTTRSRMADSPPTRGSSGSGSDPLIFFVNGKKIIEKNVDPEMTLLTYLRRKLGLTGTKLGCAEGGCGACTVMLSRYLPPTQQLLHYAVNACLAPVCSLHMVAVTTVEGIGSVAKKLHPVQERIAKAHGSQCGFCTPGIVMSMYALLRNNPTPQMAEVEEAFHGNLCRCTGYRPILEGFKTFTVEGGCCGGRGQGNGCCLANGNGDEKSPDSLTDEVTSLFSADDFAPIDPTQEVIFPPELMSLTKNKKPGSLCFRGERTMWLQPNTLDEFLQLKWEHPNARVVVGNTEVGIEIKFKNMVYPVILAPNNIPELNMVTQTEDGVVFGAACTLSHMGAVLKDKVETLPPHQTEVFLAVLEQLRWFAGLQIRNVAAVGGNIMTASPISDLNPVFMAAGCKLTLMDKDGARVVKMDEGFFTGYRKTIVKPQEVLLSIEIPYSKKTQFFSAFKQSPRREDDISTVTAAMTVTFTPGTNIVEDLKLSYGGMAATTVMAVQTVNKLVGRCWGEELLQEACSSLAEEMVLDPSAPGGMVTYRRTLTLSLFYKFYLTVLQKLREQGVNVEEVPSDCLSATEVYHPETPSNVQFYQAVPEGQNVDDMVGRPMMHLSALKQATGEAVYCDDVPLYENELYAALITSSKAHANILSVDTAAAEKMPGVVCCVFVDDIPGSNATGPIRHDATVFADRQVTCVGHIIGVVVADTQLHAQRAAKAVSIQYEELPPIITIQEAIAAESFYQPIRSIQNGDLEVGFKQADHIIEGEIHIGGQEHFYLESNVTLAVPRGEDGEMELFVSTQNAHETQCLVAKVLGVPNNRVVVRVKRMGGGFGGKESRTTVLSTVVAVAADKLKRPVRCMLDRDEDMLITGGRHPFYGKYKVGFLSSGKVVALDVTYYSNAGNSLDLSLSIMERALFHMENAYYLPNVRGRGFLCYTHLPSNTAFRGFGGPQAMMVAENWITDIAHTLGKPAEEIRQLNLYRKGDTTPYNQILDQVTLDRCWDECLFRSKYEERRAAIDIYNRQNRWTKRGLAIVPTKFGIAFSALFLNQAGALVHIYTDGSVLLTHGGAEMGQGLHTKMVQVASRVLDIPCSKIHISETSTNTVPNTSATSASASSDLNGAAVQNACEILMKRLGPYKSKNPEGSWENWVKAAYFDRVNLSANGFYKTPDLGYYFDSNSGRAFNYFCYGVACSEVEIDCLTGAHKNLSTTIVMDVGHSINPAIDIGQVEGGFMQGLGLFTLEELHYSPQGVLLTRGPGSYKIPAFGDIPTNLTVSLLRDAPNDKAIFSSKAVGEPPLFLAASIFYAIKDAITAVRKESGLKGPFRLDSPASAERIRNVCVDNFTKLVGNEALDLDLLAR; this is encoded by the exons ATGCACGGAGGGCGCACCACACGCAGCAGGATGGCCGACAGTCCACCGACCCGCGGCAGCTCTGGGTCAGGGTCCGACCCGCTCATCTTCTTTGTTAACGGGAAGAAG ATTATTGAGAAAAATGTGGATCCTGAGATGACCTTGCTGACATACCTGAGGAGAAAAT tgggATTAACAGGAACCAAGTTAGGCTGTGCTGAAGGTGGATGTGGAGCCTGCACTGTCATGCTGTCCAGATACCTTCCACCAACCCAACAGCTACT TCACTATGCCGTTAACGCCTGCCTCGCACCAGTCTGTTCGCTGCACATGGTTGCCGTGACAACCGTGGAGGGAATCGGCAGTGTGGCCAAAAAACTCCACCCAGTACAG GAGCGAATTGCGAAGGCTCACGGCTCCCAATGTGGTTTCTGTACTCCGGGGATCGTCATGTCCATGTATGCGCTGCTGAGGAACAACCCCACTCCCCAAATGgccgaggtggaggaggccttCCACG GAAATCTGTGTCGTTGCACCGGCTACAGACCCATCCTGGAGGGGTTCAAGACTTTCACTGTG GAGGGCGGATGCTGTGGAGGCCGGGGCCAGGGCAACGGCTGCTGTCTGGCTAATGGGAACGGAGACGAGAAGAGCCCGGACAGTCTCACTGAT GAAGTCACATCTTTATTCAGCGCAGATGACTTTGCACCAATTGACCCCACGCAGGAAGTCATTTTCCCTCCAGAACTAATG TCTCTGACAAAGAACAAAAAGCCAGGTTCTCTGTGTTTTCGTGGTGAGCGGACCATGTGGCTGCAGCCCAACACTTTAGACGAATTTCTTCAGCTGAAATGGGAGCATCCGAACGCCCGAGTGGTGGTGGGAAACACCGAAGTGG GTATtgaaataaagtttaaaaacaTGGTGTACCCAGTTATTTTAGCACCAAACAACATTCCTGAACTCAACATGGTGACACAAACTGAGGACG GTGTTGTGTTTGGCGCGGCGTGCACTCTGAGCCACATGGGAGCAGTGCTTAAAGACAAGGTGGAGAcgcttcctcctcatcaaacTGAAGTCTTCCTCGCTGTCCTGGAACAATTGCGCTGGTTTGCCGGGCTGCAGATACGCAATGTAGCA GCTGTTGGTGGAAACATCATGACAGCCAGCCCCATCTCAGATCTCAACCCTGTTTTCATGGCAGCAGGCTGCAAACTTACACTGATGGATAAGG ACGGTGCTCGGGTGGTTAAGATGGATGAAGGATTCTTCACCGGTTACAGGAAGACAATTGTAAAACCGCAGGAAGTCCTGCTGTCCATTGAGATCCCCTACAGCAAAAAG ACTCAGTTCTTCTCAGCCTTCAAACAATCACCTCGCAGGGAAGATGACATCAGCACCGTCACAGCTGCCATGACTGTTACCTTTACTCCTGGTACCAACATCGTTGAGGACCTGAAGCTTAGCTACGGCGGGATGGCGGCAACCACTGTGATGGCTGTGCAGACAGTAAACAAGCTGGTGGGAAG GTGTTGGGGAGAAGAGCTTTTACAGGAGGCATGTTCCTCGTTGGCTGAGGAGATGGTCCTGGACCCATCCGCGCCGGGAGGCATGGTGACCTACCGgcgaaccctgaccctgagcctgtTCTACAAGTTCTACCTGACAGTGCTGCAGAAGCTCAGAGAACAG GGCGTGAATGTGGAGGAAGTGCCATCAGACTGTCTGAGCGCCACAGAAGTTTACCACCCAGAGACACCCTCCAATGTGCAGTTCTACCAG GCAGTTCCCGAGGGGCAGAACGTGGATGACATGGTGGGCCGTCCCATGATGCACCTCTCCGCTCTGAAGCAGGCGACAGGCGAGGCGGTTTACTGCGATGATGTGCCCTTGTATGAGAACGAGCTCTACGCGGCTCTCATCACGAGCAGCAAAGCACACGCAAACATTCT CTCAGTAGATACggctgcagcagagaagatgCCCGGCGTGGTCTGCTGCGTGTTTGTCGATGACATCCCCGGCAGTAACGCCACAGGACCCATTCGGCATGATGCGACTGTCTTCGCGGATCGCCAG GTAACGTGTGTGGGTCATATCATCGGTGTGGTGGTGGCGGACACGCAGCTACACGCTCAAAGAGCTGCCAAAGCCGTTAGCATCCAGTATGAGGAGCTCCCACCCATCATCACTATCCAG GAGGCCATCGCTGCCGAGAGCTTTTACCAGCCAATAAGAAGCATCCAAAATGGAGACCTGGAAGTGGGATTTAAGCAAGCAGACCACATAATAGAAG GTGAAATCCACATTGGGGGTCAGGAACATTTCTACTTGGAGTCCAATGTCACGCTGGCTGTGCCCCGAGGAGAGGACGGCGAGATGGAGCTCTTTGTTTCCACCCAGAATGCTCATGAAACGCAG TGCCTGGTGGCGAAGGTCTTGGGTGTCCCAAACAACAGGGTGGTTGTCCGGGTCAAGAGGATGGGTGGCGGCTTTGGAGGGAAGGAGAGCCGGACCACTGTACTGTCCACTGTTGTCGCCGTGGCAGCAGACAA GTTGAAGAGGCCTGTGAGGTGCATGCTGGACAGAGACGAGGACATGCTGATCACTGGAGGGAGACACCCCTTCTATGGAAAATACAAA GTGGGTTTTCTCAGCAGCGGGAAGGTCGTGGCTCTGGATGTGACGTACTACTCTAACGCTGGAAACTCCCTGGACCTCTCCCTGTCG ATCATGGAACGCGCTCTGTTCCACATGGAAAACGCTTACTATTTGCCGAATGTGCGTGGCCGCGGTTTCCTGTGCTACACCCACCTGCCATCCAACACGGCCTTTAGGGGATTTGGGGGACCACAAGCCATGATGGTGGCCGAGAACTGGATAACGGATATAGCTCACACGCTGGGAAAACCAGCCGAGGAG ATACGTCAACTGAACCTGTACAGGAAAGGAGATACGACACCGTACAACCAGATCCTGGATCAAGTGACTTTGGACCGGTGCTGGGATGAGTGCCTCTTTCGCTCTAAATACGAGGAACGCCGAGCTGCCATCGACATCTACAACAG GCAGAACCGCTGGACCAAACGAGGCCTCGCCATCGTCCCAACAAAGTTTGGCATCGCCTTCTCCGCCCTCTTCCTCAACCAG GCTGGAGCTCTGGTTCACATCTACACGGATGGTTCGGTTCTTCTGACCCACGGTGGGGCAGAAATGGGACAAGGCCTCCACACTAAAATGGTTCAG GTTGCCAGTCGGGTTCTTGACATTCCCTGTTCAAAGATTCACATTTCTGAGACAAGTACCAACACAGTCCCCAACACCAGTGCCACCTccgcctctgcctcctctgaccTGAACGGCGCCGCGGTCCAAAACGCATGTGAGATCCTCATGAAGCGTTTAGGACCATACAAGAGTAAGAACCCCGAAGGATCCTGGGAAAACTGG gtgaaagcaGCCTACTTCGACAGAGTAAACCTGAGCGCAAACGGGTTTTACAA gACTCCTGATCTCGGTTACTATTTTGATTCAAACTCAGGCCGAGCATTTAACTACTTCTGCTACGGAGTGGCCTGTTCAGAGGTGGAGATCGACTGTCTGACTGGAGCTCACAAG AATCTGAGTACCACCATAGTGATGGATGTGGGTCATAGCATCAACCCAGCCATTGACATCGGACAG gtggagggaggatTCATGCAGGGTCTGGGTCTCTTCACCCTGGAAGAGCTTCATTACTCTCCTCAGGGTGTCCTACTCACTCGTGGTCCTGGTTCATACAAGATTCCAGCCTTTGGCGACATTCCCACCAATCTGACGGTCTCGCTGCTGCGGGACGCTCCAAATGACAAGGCCATTTTCTCTTCAAAG GCGGTGGGCGAGCCGCCTCTCTTCCTAGCAGCGTCCATCTTCTACGCCATTAAAGATGCCATCACTGCTGTCAGGAAGGAATCTGGTCTGAAAGGTCCCTTCCGCCTGGACAGTCCTGCTTCTGCTGAGAGGATCCGCAATGTCTGTGTCGACAATTTCACCAAACTGGTAGGAAACGAAgccctggatctggatctgcttGCTCGATAA